The following proteins come from a genomic window of Malus sylvestris chromosome 4, drMalSylv7.2, whole genome shotgun sequence:
- the LOC126619451 gene encoding protein FIZZY-RELATED 2-like has protein sequence MEDTTPTTPSTPALLRTPQALHSLTPSRHIDRLINYNHHQSPSRTIYSDRFIPSRSGSNFPLFDISNTPSEGRDDSSSAYGTLLRAALFGPDSAGVVPPATPEKRSAIQMNPPSPNIFRFKTETRRSMHSLSPFGFDDVVTGVHHSPVKAPRKVPRSPYKVLDAPALQDDFYLNLVDWSSHNVLAVGLGNCVYLWNACSSKVTKLCDLGIDDSVCSVGWAQRGTHLAVGTSNGKVQIWDASRCRRVRTMEGHRLRVGALAWSSSMLSSGSRDKTILQRDIRAQDDFVSKLSGHKSEVCGLKWSYDNRELASGGNDNRLFVWNQHSTQPVLKYCEHTAAVKAIAWSPHQHGLLASGGGTADRCIRFWNTTTNSHLSCMDTGSQVCNLVWSKNVNELVSTHGYSQNQIIVWRYPTMSKLATLTGHSYRVLYLAISPDGQTIVTGAGDETLRFWNVFPSPKSQNTESEIGASSLGRTVIR, from the exons ATGGAGGATACCACTCCCACAACCCCATCGACTCCGGCTCTGCTCCGCACTCCTCAGGCACTACATTCCCTAACCCCATCTCGGCACATCGACCGCCTGATCAACTACAACCACCACCAATCGCCGTCCAGGACCATCTACTCCGATAGGTTCATCCCCAGTAGATCCGGTTCCAACTTCCCCCTCTTCGACATCTCCAATACTCCATCCGAGGGCCGCGATGACTCGTCAAGCGCCTACGGTACTCTCCTACGCGCTGCCCTCTTTGGACCTGACTCCGCCGGCGTCGTTCCTCCGGCGACTCCCGAGAAAAGGAGCGCGATTCAGATGAACCCGCCCAGCCCCAACATCTTCCGGTTCAAGACCGAGACTCGCCGGTCAATGCACTCGCTTTCCCCTTTTGGGTTCGATGATGTGGTCACCGGAGTTCACCATAGCCCCGTCAAGGCTCCTCGGAAGGTTCCCCGGTCGCCTTATAAG GTTTTGGATGCACCTGCTTTGCAGGACGATTTCTATCTGAATCTTGTCGATTGGTCTTCGCACAATGTGCTTGCTGTTGGGTTGGGAAATTGTGTTTATTTATGGAATGCTTGTAGTAGCAAG GTAACTAAGTTATGTGACTTGGGGATTGATGATAGTGTCTGTTCCGTTGGCTGGGCTCAACGTGGAACTCATCTTGCGGTTGGAACTAGCAATGGGAAAGTCCAA ATATGGGATGCATCCCGGTGTAGGAGGGTAAGAACCATGGAGGGCCACCGACTACGCGTTGGCGCCTTAGCCTGGAGTTCATCTATGCTGTCTTCTGGTAGCCGGGACAAAACTATTCTTCAACGTGATATTCGTGCTCAGGACGATTTTGTTAGCAAACTTTCCGGACACAAGTCAGAG GTTTGTGGACTGAAATGGTCATATGATAATCGTGAGCTGGCATCAGGCGGGAATGATAACAGG CTTTTTGTTTGGAATCAACATTCAACTCAACCGGTGCTCAAATACTGTGAGCATACTGCAGCTGTGAAAGCCATTGCATGGTCTCCACATCAGCATGGGCTTCTTGCATCTGGAGGAGGAACAGCAGACCGATGTATTCGTTTCTGGAATACTACCACCAACTCACACTTGAGCTGCATGGACACTGGAAGTCAG GTTTGCAATCTTGTGTGGTCTAAAAATGTCAATGAACTAGTCAGCACCCATGGATACTCCCAAAATCAAATAATAGTTTGGAGATATCCCACCATGTCAAAG CTGGCAACTCTTACGGGCCATTCATACAGAGTTCTTTATCTTGCCATCTCACCTGATGGACAG ACAATTGTCACTGGAGCAGGAGATGAAACACTAAGATTTTGGAATGTGTTTCCTTCCCCCAAGTCCCAG AACACGGAAAGTGAAATTGGAGCATCATCGCTTGGAAGAACTGTTATCCGGTGA
- the LOC126617870 gene encoding uncharacterized protein LOC126617870: MIYCYYIRSSKSSSFSHMGSPFYLTLVVLSFICVAFTKSEAQKIQSARLLDLLIRDVTFKAYDTRIRTGTLHTVNLPANFSGIIVDTARYRCGSLRRYGAQVKEFHLGTGVSVHPCAERVMVVRQNLGYNWSSIYYANYDLSGYQLVSPILGLLAYNAGTDVNFSNPFELGIEAGEKPISIDFKNITRVNNELGTRPLCASFEGDGKVTLARETKPYICVAKRHGHFGLVIEKPIPVQLRKRVSQWKIAVGSSVGSALGAFLLGLLLVAMLVKVKKQSRMVEMERRAYEEEALQVSMVGHVRAPTASGTRTTPAIEHEYIPPPH; this comes from the coding sequence ATGATTTATTGTTACTATATTCGTTCTTCGAAATCAAGCTCATTTTCTCACATGGGCTCTCCCTTCTATCTCACATTGGTTGTTCTTTCATTCATATGTGTAGCGTTCACAAAATCTGAAGCTCAGAAGATCCAATCAGCCCGTCTTCTCGACCTTCTCATTCGAGACGTCACCTTCAAGGCGTACGACACACGCATCAGGACAGGAACACTACACACTGTAAATTTACCAGCAAACTTCTCAGGCATCATAGTTGATACTGCAAGATACAGATGTGGCAGTCTGCGAAGGTACGGCGCGCAGGTAAAAGAATTTCATCTAGGCACTGGTGTATCTGTGCATCCATGTGCTGAGAGGGTCATGGTAGTTAGACAAAATTTGGGATATAATTGGTCCTCAATATATTATGCCAACTATGACCTATCTGGATATCAGCTTGTTTCTCCAATTTTAGGCCTCTTAGCGTATAACGCCGGTACGGATGTGAACTTCAGCAACCCTTTTGAGCTTGGTATTGAAGCTGGAGAAAAACCCATCAGCATTGATTTTAAAAACATCACAAGGGTGAACAATGAATTGGGTACAAGGCCATTATGTGCAAGTTTTGAAGGTGATGGCAAAGTGACATTGGCAAGGGAAACTAAACCTTACATTTGTGTTGCAAAAAGGCATGGACATTTCGGGTTGGTCATCGAGAAGCCTATTCCGGTGCAATTGAGGAAGAGAGTGAGCCAGTGGAAAATAGCGGTTGGAAGCTCGGTTGGATCTGCATTGGGTGCTTTTCTTTTGGGACTGCTTTTAGTGGCAATGCTTGTGAAGGTGAAGAAGCAGTCGAGGATGGTGGAGATGGAGAGAAGGGcttatgaagaggaagctttACAGGTATCAATGGTTGGACATGTGAGGGCTCCTACCGCATCGGGTACTCGAACAACACCAGCAATTGAGCATGAGTATATACCTCCTCCTCACTGA
- the LOC126619455 gene encoding protein STAY-GREEN homolog, chloroplastic-like: MGALTAASVLPWDFKPSVSLSRHRGSLFHYTRTPKKRNRAVVPVARLFGPAIFEASKLKVLFLGVDEKKHPGKLPRTYTLTHSDITSKLTLAISQTIDNSQLQGWYSKLQRDEVVAQWKKVKDKMSLHVHCHISGGHFLLDLFARLRYFIFCKELPVVLKAFVHGDGNLFNSYPELQDAMVWIYFHSSIPEFNKVECWGPLVDAAAPSSGSSGGAHHQENNSGGEGEEATSPSNWDLPETCQEECNCCFPQLTSIAWSQELPRINQTRVGTHQSFQGQTQETN, encoded by the exons atgggaGCTTTGACTGCTGCTTCTGTGCTTCCTTGGGATTTCAAGccttcagtctctctctctcgtcatAGAGGCTCTTTGTTTCACTATACAAGAACTCCCAAGAAAAGAAACAGGGCCGTAGTTCCT GTTGCGAGGCTATTTGGGCCAGCAATATTTGAAGCATCGAAGCTGAAGGTTCTGTTTTTAGGAGTGGATGAAAAGAAGCACCCAGGGAAGCTTCCAAGAACTTACACACTCACTCATAGTGATATCACCTCAAAGCTCACTCTGGCAATTTCACAAACAATCGACAACTCTCAG TTGCAAGGGTGGTACAGCAAGTTGCAAAGGGATGAAGTTGTTGCTCAGTGGAAGAAAGTTAAGGACAAGATGTCTCTCCATGTTCACTGTCACATAAGTGGAGGTCATTTCCTCTTAGATTTGTTTGCAAGGCTCAGATACTTCATCTTCTGCAAAGAATTACCTGTG GTTTTGAAGGCCTTTGTCCATGGGGACGGCAACTTGTTCAACAGCTACCCAGAACTGCAGGACGCTATGGTATGGATCTACTTCCACTCGAGCATTCCCGAATTCAACAAGGTGGAGTGCTGGGGCCCACTAGTCGACGCAGCAGCACCTTCAAGTGGGTCATCAGGCGGTGCCCACCACCAGGAAAACAACAGCGGCGGGGAGGGGGAGGAGGCAACTTCTCCAAGCAACTGGGACTTGCCAGAGACGTGTCAAGAGGAGTGCAACTGTTGCTTCCCACAACTGACTTCGATTGCATGGTCCCAAGAGCTTCCCCGTATAAATCAAACTAGGGTTGGGACCCACCAGAGCTTTCAGGGGCAAACCCAGGAAACAAACtaa
- the LOC126619743 gene encoding expansin-A7-like, with protein sequence MASFLPSSSLSFLLMSLMLVTISTTVVAKVIYRPSPWNLAHATFYGDETASETMGGACGYGNLFSNGYGTDTAALSSTLFNNGYACGTCYQIKCYGASACFGNVEFTTVTATNLCPPNWSQDSNAGGWCNPPRTHFDMAKPAFMKIAQWKAGIVPVMYRRVPCMRSGGLRFSFQGNGYWLLVYVMNVGGGGDIASMWVKGSRSGWIQMSHNWGASYQAFATLKGQALSFRLTSYTSKETIIAWNVAPSSWNVGLTYNSNTNFH encoded by the exons ATggcttctttccttccttcgtCGAGCCTCAGCTTCCTTCTCATGTCATTGATGCTGGTAACCATTAGCACAACAGTGGTTGCAAAGGTCATTTACCGGCCGAGTCCATGGAACCTTGCCCACGCTACTTTTTACGGCGATGAGACAGCCTCCGAGACTATGG GAGGAGCTTGCGGTTATGGAAACTTGTTCAGTAATGGGTATGGTACAGATACAGCAGCATTGAGCTCAACACTATTCAACAATGGTTATGCTTGCGGAACTTGTTACCAGATAAAATGTTACGGGGCAAGTGCATGCTTTGGAAATGTTGAATTCACCACCGTCACCGCCACCAACCTTTGTCCGCCAAACTGGTCCCAGGACTCCAATGCCGGAGGCTGGTGCAACCCTCCTCGCACCCATTTCGACATGGCCAAACCTGCCTTCATGAAAATTGCTCAGTGGAAGGCCGGCATTGTTCCCGTCATGTATCGCAG AGTGCCGTGCATGAGGTCGGGCGGCCTTCGATTCTCTTTCCAAGGAAACGGGTACTGGTTGTTGGTGTATGTGATGAATGTAGGAGGAGGAGGTGACATTGCAAGCATGTGGGTGAAAGGAAGCAGATCAGGGTGGATTCAAATGAGCCATAACTGGGGAGCTTCATACCAGGCATTTGCAACCTTGAAAGGCCAAGCTCTCTCTTTCAGGCTAACTTCCTACACAAGCAAAGAGACTATAATTGCTTGGAATGTTGCTCCTTCAAGCTGGAATGTGGGTTTGACTTACAATTCAAATACCAACTTCCATTGA
- the LOC126619219 gene encoding histone deacetylase complex subunit SAP18-like, whose product MEKRNRDEKMGGPGPQTRGPPGRQLPPPPPPPHSRGPPPPPPRPRSEPIDREKTCPLLLRVFTKIGAHHSEVDFAVRGNEPKDEVQIYTWKDATLRELTDLVKEIAPEARRRNARLSFAFVYPDKRGRFVVKQVGMTNSHGNGRQVDESKALNDLSFQIGDYLDVAIL is encoded by the exons ATGGAGAAGAGAAACAGAGACGAAAAGATGGGCGGGCCCGGTCCCCAGACGCGAGGCCCACCCGGAAGACAACTTCCgccacctcctcctccgcctcACTCCAGGGGTCCGCCGCCCCCGCCGCCTCGCCCCCGCTCCGAACCCATCGACCGTGAAAAG ACTTGCCCTCTGCTGCTTCGGGTTTTCACTAAG ATTGGAGCTCATCACAGTGAGGTGGACTTTGCAGTGAGAGGCAATGAACCCAAAGatgaggttcaaatttataCATGGAAAGATGCAACACTTCGTGAGCTAACTGATCTC GTCAAAGAGATTGCTCCAGAGGCTAGGAGAAGAAATGCTAGACTGTCTTTTGCTTTTGTATACCCTGACAAGCGCGGTCGTTTTGTGGTGAAACAG GTTGGGATGACAAATTCTCATGGAAACGGGAGACAAGTGGATGAAAGCAAGGCACTGAATGATCTTAGCTTTCAG ATTGGAGATTATTTGGACGTGGCGATTCTATAG